One genomic region from Pempheris klunzingeri isolate RE-2024b chromosome 4, fPemKlu1.hap1, whole genome shotgun sequence encodes:
- the tmem160 gene encoding transmembrane protein 160, producing MAFLTLFVRRQLPPAVSHFLARTVKLARPPAAGAPLRKLHGSSRLRLGETGPWGKSRGPEQQQYHQLSDLDKADALILRKSHETGFLSWFRNGLLATGIGVIAFVQSEVGREAGYAFFILGGVCVSFGGASYIGSLFALRRMMMLSVPAMLLQSAVVGSAALFWLCAVSLYIGRLEVEIIHEEEEREDEDECRECRERREHRGYRGSHDSRHPDSEDTESKGTSK from the exons ATGGCTTTCCTGACTCTGTTCGTGAGAAGGCAGCTGCCGCCGGCCGTGTCCCACTTCCTCGCCCGGACGGTGAAGCTGGCCCGGCCTCCCGCCGCCGGAGCCCCGCTGCGGAAGCTGCACGGCTCGTCCCGGCTGCGGCTCGGAGAGACGGGACCGTGGGGGAAGAGCCGGGgcccagagcagcagcagtaccaCCAGCTCTCAGACCTGGACAAGGCAGACGCTTTG ATTCTGAGAAAGTCCCACGAGACAG GATTCCTCTCGTGGTTCAGGAACGGCCTGCTGGCGACTGGGATCGGAGTCATCGCGTTTGTCCAGAGCGAAGTGGGACGAGAAGCAGGATACG CCTTCTTTATcctgggaggtgtgtgtgtgtcgtttgGCGGTGCCTCGTACATTGGCAGCCTTTTTGCCTTGCGGAGGATGATGATGCTGTCTGTGCCAGCGATGCTGCTCCAAAGCGCCGTGGTGGGCAGCGCCGCCCTCTTCTGGCTCTGTGCGGTATCACTCTACATCGGCCGCCTGGAGGTGGAGATCATccacgaggaggaggagagagaggacgaggacgagTGCCGGGAGTGCCGCGAGAGGCGCGAGCACCGGGGTTACCGTGGCTCCCACGACAGCAGACATCCAGACAGTGAGGACACTGAGAGCAAGGGGACGAGCAAGTAG